The following DNA comes from Triticum aestivum cultivar Chinese Spring chromosome 3D, IWGSC CS RefSeq v2.1, whole genome shotgun sequence.
CCAAGTTATGCAATATTGCCATATTCAAACAACCCAAAATAGTGACTTTCTCACCGTACCACTTATCTATTGAATTCTGCTAAGTTGGTGAGACCTGCTATTTCACTACTTTCAGGTTCTATCCATTTGTCACATGAGACCCAACAACTTTTTGCACAATCAATCTTAACATATCAAGCAATTCCACCATAATATTCTCATCAGTCTCACTACTTAAGCTTGAAGCCTCGAATTCAAGTTCTAGAACTACTAATACCAATGCTAGTTTAGTATGCTCTAAGTTTTCACAGTAACTTCATGTGAACTCTAGAGAAGATGAAATGATGACTTGATAACTTTAATTATCCGAATGATCTGTTGAGTTTAACCAAAATTGAATGCTGAATGTACCCACCTGATCAAAGAGTCTTTTCTGCAGCTCCAAAATAACTTTATTAATATCCTCATCCTCTCCCTCGTCCAGCTCTGGCTGCAGTCAGAAAAAATATCGCCGCGACCATGATTTGAGTTAATAAGGAGACATATGGAATAACACACAAATACTGAAAACAATGAGGTGACGATCTATGATGCATCTGTTTTCTCAAGGATCAACAAAATATGTTTGCAGTTGGTTCACCCTAAAGGAACATACGATGCAAAATGAGGGTCAACACTCTCACGACAGATCAACACCCACAGAACCACACCCCGTCAAGGTTTCGAATTCACAGCCTGCTTTCAGCCCTGATCACGGCATACTTCCAAAATTTGTCTGATCTAGTTGAAGTAATTGGCTTATATCATGTAAATAATGTACTGATAATCTCTTGTCAGTTCCCAAGAaaatgaaaagaaacaaaaaatggaATCAAATAAGAAAGGATGGCAATTCCCTTTAGCAAGCATGGCAAATCCTTGCCATGTTCAGTTTTTTGCCAGGAATTGCCATGCTTGCTACAAGATATTGCCATCCTCGCGACAACATAATTTGCCATCCTGACGTCAGATTTTTAGCATTTCCATATAAAATTGTAgctaactactccctccattccatattagttgtcgctgaaacggatgtatctaaacgtatttcagtgctagatacatccgtttgagcgacaactaatatggaagagggagtacatgacaaagAAATAACCTTCAAATAGACAACTTATCATGAATCGGGCTTTTAGAAACCATACCATCTCTGGAAAAATGTCAATACTGTGCAACTCGACCAAAGTCCTATCATGCAAAGACATCTGCGCATACTGATATCCATATAATGGTAAAGATAAATCTTTTCCGGGAGTTTGATACTGCTGTGTAATCTGCGGTACTGATCCATGCAGAGAGCCGTTTTCTGGGTACCCCATAACATTTATCCCATCTGATAGATTCTCACTGCAAACTGAACTTTGACTATATGAGCCCCTCAAATTACTGGAAACTGCAAAACCATTGGACATGCTGTTATATGCTGGGTTACTGTTTGAATGCTTGAAATCAGGAGACATTCCAAAACTGGATTCTAGCCCCGTAGCTTCGAATTCAACTGAGGCAGCACGAGGAAGGTAGTCATTTGAGAATTCCAGAAGTATATCTCCTTGGACACCATTGGACTCGGGAAAGTCATCAACATCTTCTACAATCAAGGCAGAGAGCAGTCTACTTGTCAGGGGAGCCATTTCACCAAATATTCCTTGCCCCTGTGGCTTTTGAGATGTGTTGTTATGATTCTCGCCATTATTATAAGACAAAATGTCAACAGATTCCCTTGGTCCAACACCATTTGCTTCCCCTTGATCCAGCAACAAAGAAGAATTGGATGGAGGCAGAACCTGGGAGGAATGCTCAACCTACAGATGAAAATAATATATGAAACATGGGTATCAAATTCAGATCTTTGCAGTACAGGGTAGACAAATAAAGGAATACACAAGTTGAGGATTTTATTGGAAACATCTTGCACGATAAGAGTAGGTGGTAGACATATAAAGGAATACAAAAGTTGAGGATTTATTGGAAACATCTTCCACGATAAGAGTAGAGGAGTGGCAGAATGTAAAGTACCATTGATGGTGGCCCATTGTAGTTAGCTGATGCATTTAACTTATCTTCATCGTGCTTATTAGACATGCCCATCTCAAGTTCTTCCAAGAATATTATCTGACCAGAGACTCCGGTAAGTGATGATTCATCCCAACAAGGCAACAGGTCCATTATACCAACTTGTAAGGAAAATAAAATCGAACCTGGTTTTTCAAGAAGGATAAATCTTCAGAGCTGATGAAAGTAAGCATGGGTTCTATTTTCTTCCAAAAAGGGCCAGCATATGCACCAACTGCAGAAAAGGATAAAGAATTCATCAACCATGAGACATAAAATTGCAGCTCTTTGCATGGCAAATAGATAGCTACGATATGTGCAATTGCACACCTATTGCACCACGGGCAGCATTTGCAGCAGCTAGAAGTTCTTCTCGGTCATCTTCAGATTCACCTACAACAAACAACTTAAGCATCAGGATCAACTTTCAGAGAAACCAAAGATCTTCAATGGTAAATTAAAATGTCTATCAGCAAACCTGTAGTATCCATTGACCCACAATTCAGAATTTCTGGGTGACGAGATGATGCTTTGCGGTCCGAGCCTTTCTTTGTTGGAGGACGGCCTAACTTACTGCAGCAAATTAAAGAAGACCATAAGTTTCAGATACAAATACAATACATGTGTTCGCTAGAATTCAGTCATTAAGCACCTTTCATTCTTTTCAGATGCAGGTCTTACGCTCTTTACCAACTTCCTCGTTTCAGTGCTGTCCAACTTCTCTTTTGGTATGGATGAACACCCTTTAACATGCATAGTGCCTCTTCCACTCCTCCCTTGACGACGAATACTACCATCTTCAAGTTCTTCTTTCAACGGAATCCTGCTTTTCTTGGACGAGAAAATTAAGTCTGATGCCACATGAGCTGAATTTGCCCCCTCATTCTCAAAGTCGCCACTGTTTGTGACTTTTTCCTTATTCCTGTGTTCAGTAGCAACAGACCCTTCACTTTCTGATAAACCAGCTGGAGATGTAACATTATCCATTCTAGATGCAGCTTGTGAATTATTGCTAGCTGCACCCCTCGGAAGTAAAAGGCCGGGCGTTTCTAATGCTGGCCTAACAGCAACATCAACTGGTGATCCTTCAGATACGGGTTCATCAAAATTTGACACCGGTGATACAACATTTGCTCTTCTTGTCCGTGACATTTTCTGTGGACGTTGACCCACCCAAGCAACAGGAGGTGAAGAGGCAGTTGCAGCCATGGGACGCTTGCGATTTGTGGTGCTTCCCAATGGTGAGGCTTTATTTGTGCAAGGTGCTTCTTCCCATTCATCAATTCCTCCAGCTGAGCGTAGCAAAGTAGATGATGAGTGGATACCGACAAGCGAACTGGTTCTTGGTGCTCTGGTTGCTTTACCCTTGGTCACAGGACTTAAGGTTCCTGGTTGCATATCCTCGGAAATATGTGCCCTGGAATCACGATGGATACAAAACATCAGAAGAATGAAGAAGCACATAACTAttcatattttgcaaaaaaaaaaaaagaacagtAGAAAGTTTGAAACTACATGAACTACAGCAGCACAAAGAGGTTTCAACCATTCAAATCAGTCTGATCATGTTATAGAATGTGTTGCTACAATATTGACATCAAGCTATCAATGCTTACTTGTTTCCTTTCACCAAAACCCGTTCTTTGTCTAGCCCACCATGGCGCTCTCGTCTTTCATTTGGAAGAGGGGTGGAATCCATCTCTGTCTTCAGAAGATACCGTGAGCCAGAACTACTCAGTTGAGAGCTTCCATCCATCTTGCTACCTCCAGATGCTCCAGCAGAAGCTCCATGTCTGTCATACAACAATTAAAAGGAGGGATAAGATAGGTGCCACTGAATGCGGAGATGACTCACCATGGTCATGAACCTGAAGACAATAATCTGAGGTTGGAACTCTGAAGCCATAGCATTCTTAACCTCATAATGCATCTCCATAATGATCCATTTGAAGCTTATGTGGAAAAACTATAAATACATAACAAAGCTGATGACAGTGCACGAAGATTACCTAAATGGAATAGCATCACTAGAACGTCCACGTACTTCACTGTTTGATCTATGTTGAACTGATGGTTTAACATCTCGGTCTACATCACTGCCTCTATTGAGCATAGTTCCAACAGAACGCTTACGTTTCATCTTCTTCTCCCATCCTTCACCACCAGGAGCTAGGCCTCGTAATTTGTCTTCAGAAAACCCTGATGTGGCATTGGCAATTCTGACGGAGCTTTTGTCCTTCTCCAAAGATGGGTTTTTCTCAGTATCAACCAAAGGGCCTCCTTGCCTTGTAGAAACACTAACACGCCCTTCCAACTGAAATATGAAGTCAAAGAGTCAACACAAAAGGCAAATGGTAGCACTGTGAAGACATAATAAAGATGAATACACTCATAGTCGAAAAACTAAAAATGCACTATTGTCTAACAATTGAACAGGCCACAAAAAAATAAGTGTGGGGACTTTAACTCAACCATTGAGCAACAAAAGGGAATTCGGGAGAGAGACATGGTATAAAAGCTTTGCTCAATCTTGACACATCTCCACCTAGACAACAGGTCCATTCAAGATTAATCGACCCAACGGTTCTGTCTCCACAATGTTTTAATTCAGTCATGGAATTCGGTACACAGCAGGGCTAGTAGGGCCTAAGCGCATAGTTATCAGCATCATAGAAGTATACAAAGATTTGTCATTTAAGATGAGATCACTTCCATGACCTGTTGCCCCATGTGATTTGCGCACGCACACTGATATGCCATGCCAACCACCAGTTCACACAAATTTATCTGTTTAGAATAGGAATAATGGAACCTCTAATATGTCATAACTCATAATCCAAGGTACCAACTCAAACTAACTACAATAGTGGAAGCAATGGCATACAAGCGAAACGGAGTTGCTGATTGAAAGCAACGGTGAAGTGGCAGAAGTACAAACCCGTGCATCTGCCGCCAGCGATGACCGGACACGCTTGCTCATGGTCGAGCTCTTAGCCCTCTCCTCGAGCCTCTGGACGGGGTTATCCCCGCTGTTCTGAGCCCCGATCCTAAGAGAGCCGCCAACGCTCCCCGACGACCTATCCACCGACGCGCCGTCACTCCTCTGCCGGCGCCGCGTGACGACGTTCTTGTACTTGTCCAGCTTCTGGATGGACTCCTGCAGCGACTTCACCCTGTCCCTGCAACCCCATACCATTTCAGGCCCCACCGGAGCAGCAATGCACGCGGAAGAAAAGCACGGTGAAAAGATACGAGGAGCAACGTGTACTTGGCCCTGGCCGACGACTCCGCGACGCCGCCCCGGATCCGACGGAGCTCCTCGGCGGCCGCGGGGGGGAGCGGCTTGCCCTGCGCCAGCGCGGCGAGCGGCTGCTCCGCCGAGTCGGCGAGCGCCCGCCGCAGCTCCGCGGAGCGCGAGTGCCGGTGCTCGCCGACGGGGAACTGATCCAGCGAGATGTACTGCGCGAGCGACGGCGGCTCCGTCGCGGCCCCCGGCGCCCCCCTCGCGGGGAAGCCCCCCGCGGCGGCGTCgggcctcgagcctcctcctcctcccgacaTCGTCAGCCCCCTCCGAAGCTGCACTGCATCAAGGTCAAGAAGGAATCCCGCCGACCGGCCGGACGAGGGCGGCCAATCCGGCCGTCGAGCGGCCGGGATCGGCCGGATTGGGGATCGAGGGGTCCGCGGGTTGGGGGAATTCGGGGCGGGCCGGGGGGCAAAACCCTAGAagcggaggtcgccggcggcgagggggAGCGCGTGGGGGAATTCGGCCGGGTTGCGGGTACAGATGGGAGAGAAAGATCGGTCCTTTTTAGGCACGAGGGCAAATTCTGACACTCTTGGACCCGGGGTCAATTTGGTCAATCATCATTTCATTTCTCTCTTGTAGTACAATTTTTTTTCAAGGGTAGTGTACTAGTACAACCTAGGTTTTCTATACAACAAAACGTTTTTTTCAAGCTCACTTTCTTCGATTTATTGGGCCTCAAATCCTAAATATGATATCAAGCCGTAACTAATTTAGTTCGAAACGAGTGCACGTGCCCACCCATGTCGCTACTTAATTACCACGCTCTCTCGCGGCAATCATGAGTCGCACGCTCTCTCTCCCGAAACTGATCACCCATGTCGCTACTTAAATTCGTTAGAGTTACTGCTAGTGGAGGATAAGGTGGATAGTTGGAGGCCAAATGGAACATAAAGATGTCGCGTGGGGCAACTATTCAAGAGGATCGAGGATTCAAGGCGAATAACACGAAGGGGTCAAGGGAAATCACTACACATAATAACCACGAGTTTTAGATCGGGAATGGGTCCAAGCGCGTCTTTATCGCTTATTAATTTCGTTGAAAGTAGCACGTCGCTCTGCATCCCGTAGAACTGGTCACTCACATTTCGCAACTTAACTTTGCTAGAGTTACCCGTAGAGGGGACCAGTGGAGAGCGGGATCGAAAATGGAAAATGGACACGCATCGGTAAACGTCAAGGAGGATAACATGCGGAATGGGAGGATGAAGAGAAATCAATGCGCATAATAACCATTGCCTTACAAATCTGAACTCTGTCCGTCAACCCTTCCCCAAGTCAGTGGTATAAAAGAAAATTAGCAAGTTCCATAGCACGATTAAGAGCAAATGAGTACTAAAGTTGTATCATGCAAAAGAAAAAATCTACGATGAAACACCAATCGTAATATTTGATCTCAACAGATGCATTACATGTGTGATCTATGTGAAGATACCCTAGATCcatacacactagtagaaaaagggtcaaatgtcaagcacattagtgccggtttgcttttgagccggcactaatgtgtgcattagtgccggttcgaacggctatgcattaatgccggttcgtgttgaacctttaatattggttcgtgccacgaaccggtactaaaggggtggtggcaggctggcgtcaggccggggccccacgatcacctttagtaccggttcgtggcacaaaccggtactaaagggctaacctttagtaccggttcgtgccatgaaccgggactaaaggggtctgacctatagtcccggttggagacacaaaccgggactatagggcaattttcaaactctacccccctgtggaccgccttttcagttttagaaaaaactaaagaaaatgatgaaaatgtcaaaaaataaaataaaataagttttctatgtgatatgtggtctagttgttgggaaaatttacaaatatgaatttcgactttatttgcaaaatctctctggaatttgtaaaatgggcataacttttgcatacgaactcggattaaaaagttttttatatgaaaaatcatcaactcgaaaagttacatccgaatttaactgggggaaccccgttaaacattttcaaaatcctcaaaaacctaacagaaaaaagttacggggcttttaagatctagagtggaaaaaaatggaaaaaaaattcaaacttggtcaaatctggtcaaactgtggtcaaactaattattctagaatattagtgttactaaataattatttcagtttttttaaattttggtcaaatctggtcaaactgtggtcaaacaatggtcaaactaattattcaagaaatattagtgttactaaataattaattttttttaaacaatagtttcaaactcaaacaatgaaatgtgtgacttcatgctcaagctaaattcctgagggttaataggattgacatcttactattgtcaggaaaacaacaagtgcagacttggaaagtagagGGAATAGAACTCCGTGCTCAGGctaggggagtgagaggatgggtgaccggccgggaagttagacgatttggaatgagtgatccacacttgagtagttaagaggggtgattagagactaaatcatcaaataattcagaaaattgaaaataaaaaaaatcaaaatttttttccaaaattttcagaattttttttcaaaaaataacctttagtaccggcaccaaccggtactaaaggtcccccataccacagcgcgagctcacgccacgtggtgggcctttagtggcggttcgtgccgaaccggtactaaagggaggggcctttagtctccactccatagtgccggttgcagaaccggcactaaaggcccttacgaaccggtgataaagacCTGTTCTGCACTAGTGACAAGTAACTACTAATGTCTTTCTACAACGAATAGATTACATGTAGAAGACATACAAGAAAATCTTTAAAACAAATATAGGAGTGTGTACATAGTGATGTACTACTACCCTAGGGTTGAGATGGTTGCACATACACAAACAATGACATACAAAAAAAATCTTTAAAATAAATATGGGGAGTGCCTACATAGTGTTGAACTACTACCCTAGGCTTGAGATGGATTGCACATACACAAACAATGCCACAAGGGTTTCCATTTTTATATCCACATTTTGCAGTTCCATTTCCAGTGAGACCAAAATATGTCAAGTAGGGAAAATTTTAAAAAGTTAAGAACATAGATTCATCCTTGAGATGATTCGGAGGAAATGAGTAAGATATTTATGAGTATTCCTTAGTTTTATCGATGTAGACATCCTACCTTGGGGAATAAAAATCAACAATCCCGCTGCCATGGATAACCAGAGATTCCCATCTTCCAAACACAAAACCTCCTTAAATTTGACAGTCAAAGCTTCTGGCAAAATATGCACGATTCTTCATTTGGATACATGCATGCATAGGGGTTTACTGAGCTGGAGAAAACTTCGCCAACCATGTAATGAGCATGGTTAGTTATATCAAGACAACACACTTAGAAGAGGAAGAAATTAGCAGCATAAGATTTGATCATAATCGTTTATGTTGGATTCATTCTCGAAATAAGTACATTTAGGTTATCACCGAGAAGAAGAAACTAGGGAGCTTGATAAGTCTCCggtttatctataatttttttagtttatcctattatattatcaatcttctatgctttatatgtcattttatatcatttttatgcACTAACCAATTAACTTAGTgagtgtcagttcctattttttccctaTTTCTTTTTTCGCAGAAAAAACATACCAAATGATGTCCAAGCACGACAAAACTTCACGGTGATTTTTTCTAAACCAGAAGAGACCCTCAAAGTTTCGGGGATGCACCGGATGATGATCGAGGGAGGCACAAGCTCAGGTGGCACGCCCTGCTTTCGCACTCCCTACTGATGCCTATTGCATGAATCTCATTCAGTCAAACTAGAAATTGTGTTTTTACAGCTGGAACGATGAATGTAATCCTACTATTCTTTAAGGGTAGGGTCGCCTGAGTACGGTACTATGGACATCAGGGCATATTGAATATAGTCATAGAATTTGGTGTGCTAACACACCATTCAAGGTGGAAGGAAGCAGTGGGGGAGGCATGCCTTATGATCTTATGGGTCCCACGTGTTCCCGTTTGACCTAATTACAGCGCTATAAATTCCCTAAAATCCAGAAACCCCTAGAGCAAGACCCGAAACAATTcctccactgccgcaagcctctgttatTCCCTAGTCCCATCTGGAGTCCATTGTTGGTACTCTACCGAAGGGGAAAACCATTGGGGAggcaatcttcatcaaccttgctgcctccatgatgatgtgtgagtactttccacaagacctacgagtccatagcagtagttagatggctttctctctctctctttgatcttaaatacaataatctcttcggagatctatttgatataattcccgcggtgcgtttgttgggatctgatgaattgtgggtttatgatcatattattcatCTAAAGTATTTCAGTCTTTTCTAAGATTTATTTGTGTGTGATTTTATAGCcatgtatttctctccgatctatccatcttctttggccaattagattgattttatcttcagtgggagaggtgcttgatagtaggttcaatctcgcggtgtccttacTCTATGATAGAAGGAGTTGcaagacatgtatttgtattgttgctactaaagGTAACATCTTGTTGTGTCTACATTATGC
Coding sequences within:
- the LOC123080933 gene encoding uncharacterized protein isoform X1 translates to MSGGGGGSRPDAAAGGFPARGAPGAATEPPSLAQYISLDQFPVGEHRHSRSAELRRALADSAEQPLAALAQGKPLPPAAAEELRRIRGGVAESSARAKYTDRVKSLQESIQKLDKYKNVVTRRRQRSDGASVDRSSGSVGGSLRIGAQNSGDNPVQRLEERAKSSTMSKRVRSSLAADARLEGRVSVSTRQGGPLVDTEKNPSLEKDKSSVRIANATSGFSEDKLRGLAPGGEGWEKKMKRKRSVGTMLNRGSDVDRDVKPSVQHRSNSEVRGRSSDAIPFRHGASAGASGGSKMDGSSQLSSSGSRYLLKTEMDSTPLPNERRERHGGLDKERVLVKGNKAHISEDMQPGTLSPVTKGKATRAPRTSSLVGIHSSSTLLRSAGGIDEWEEAPCTNKASPLGSTTNRKRPMAATASSPPVAWVGQRPQKMSRTRRANVVSPVSNFDEPVSEGSPVDVAVRPALETPGLLLPRGAASNNSQAASRMDNVTSPAGLSESEGSVATEHRNKEKVTNSGDFENEGANSAHVASDLIFSSKKSRIPLKEELEDGSIRRQGRSGRGTMHVKGCSSIPKEKLDSTETRKLVKSVRPASEKNESKLGRPPTKKGSDRKASSRHPEILNCGSMDTTGESEDDREELLAAANAARGAIVGAYAGPFWKKIEPMLTFISSEDLSFLKNQIIFLEELEMGMSNKHDEDKLNASANYNGPPSMVEHSSQVLPPSNSSLLLDQGEANGVGPRESVDILSYNNGENHNNTSQKPQGQGIFGEMAPLTSRLLSALIVEDVDDFPESNGVQGDILLEFSNDYLPRAASVEFEATGLESSFGMSPDFKHSNSNPAYNSMSNGFAVSSNLRGSYSQSSVCSENLSDGINVMGYPENGSLHGSVPQITQQYQTPGKDLSLPLYGYQYAQMSLHDRTLVELHSIDIFPEMPELDEGEDEDINKVILELQKRLFDQVNQKKCQLNKLEKAIRNTKNMEERSLEQHAMNKLVERAYKKLLGGRGSSSHKGGLSKAASKAAKQLALAFAKRTLARCQKFEETEKSCFREPFLWSVLSAPLPKSDPVDGVPPGSADRPKALKLDRSPLSQGSTKLKKGERERDQSRDGSAKNSSSKSGSGRNSSGSGRNERKTKMKPKQKLAQLSTSGNVLGRVTEPSNSSFPSPSPRESNEWNNPLSTRPTQQPRNSAANVAPESLDAPMNLPPMDPMVDILDVPEGNDISAWFTDGLDDSLQDFDFSGGLEIPDDDLTQLGFM
- the LOC123080933 gene encoding uncharacterized protein isoform X2, with the protein product MSGGGGGSRPDAAAGGFPARGAPGAATEPPSLAQYISLDQFPVGEHRHSRSAELRRALADSAEQPLAALAQGKPLPPAAAEELRRIRGGVAESSARAKDRVKSLQESIQKLDKYKNVVTRRRQRSDGASVDRSSGSVGGSLRIGAQNSGDNPVQRLEERAKSSTMSKRVRSSLAADARLEGRVSVSTRQGGPLVDTEKNPSLEKDKSSVRIANATSGFSEDKLRGLAPGGEGWEKKMKRKRSVGTMLNRGSDVDRDVKPSVQHRSNSEVRGRSSDAIPFRHGASAGASGGSKMDGSSQLSSSGSRYLLKTEMDSTPLPNERRERHGGLDKERVLVKGNKAHISEDMQPGTLSPVTKGKATRAPRTSSLVGIHSSSTLLRSAGGIDEWEEAPCTNKASPLGSTTNRKRPMAATASSPPVAWVGQRPQKMSRTRRANVVSPVSNFDEPVSEGSPVDVAVRPALETPGLLLPRGAASNNSQAASRMDNVTSPAGLSESEGSVATEHRNKEKVTNSGDFENEGANSAHVASDLIFSSKKSRIPLKEELEDGSIRRQGRSGRGTMHVKGCSSIPKEKLDSTETRKLVKSVRPASEKNESKLGRPPTKKGSDRKASSRHPEILNCGSMDTTGESEDDREELLAAANAARGAIVGAYAGPFWKKIEPMLTFISSEDLSFLKNQIIFLEELEMGMSNKHDEDKLNASANYNGPPSMVEHSSQVLPPSNSSLLLDQGEANGVGPRESVDILSYNNGENHNNTSQKPQGQGIFGEMAPLTSRLLSALIVEDVDDFPESNGVQGDILLEFSNDYLPRAASVEFEATGLESSFGMSPDFKHSNSNPAYNSMSNGFAVSSNLRGSYSQSSVCSENLSDGINVMGYPENGSLHGSVPQITQQYQTPGKDLSLPLYGYQYAQMSLHDRTLVELHSIDIFPEMPELDEGEDEDINKVILELQKRLFDQVNQKKCQLNKLEKAIRNTKNMEERSLEQHAMNKLVERAYKKLLGGRGSSSHKGGLSKAASKAAKQLALAFAKRTLARCQKFEETEKSCFREPFLWSVLSAPLPKSDPVDGVPPGSADRPKALKLDRSPLSQGSTKLKKGERERDQSRDGSAKNSSSKSGSGRNSSGSGRNERKTKMKPKQKLAQLSTSGNVLGRVTEPSNSSFPSPSPRESNEWNNPLSTRPTQQPRNSAANVAPESLDAPMNLPPMDPMVDILDVPEGNDISAWFTDGLDDSLQDFDFSGGLEIPDDDLTQLGFM